The genomic stretch TTTTCGCTCCTGGCCATGACCACGTAAAGCTGGGCCTGGCCCGCGGAGGTGATCCAGCTCTTTAGACCGTTCAGCACGAAGCCCCCAGGTACCCTCCTGGCCTCCGTGCGGATGCTGGCGGCATCGGAGCCCGCCTGGGGCTCGGTAAGGCAGAAGGCCCCGATCCACTCCCCCCGGGCCAGGGGGATGAGGTACCTCCGCTTTTGCGCCTCGGTACCAAAGCGGAGGAGCATGTACTGGGGAAGGCCGCTGGTCACCGAGAGCACCACGGCCACGCTAGGGTCGGCGGCGGCGATCTCCTCCAAGGCCAGGGCCCAGGTCACGGAGTCCAACCCCACCCCTCCCCACTCCTCGGGGGTGGTCATGCCCAAGAAACCCAGCTCCGCCAGGGCCTTTAGCTGGGGCCAGGGGTACTCCCCCGTGCGGTCGTACTCCGGGGCCAAGGGGTAAAGGACCTCCTTGGCCACCTGGCGCACAGTGTCCAGCACCAGTTTTTGTTCGGTGGTCAGGGTCATCTTCCCTATCGTAACACTGCATGCTGGCAAAAAAACGTCACACTAAGGGAAGAGGCCCCCCTTTAGCCCAGATGCTTACCCCTCCCCCCAACGGGGAGCCCGCTGGGCCTTCAAGCCCAGGTGGTCCAGAATGCGCTGGGTGACGAAGCCCAGGAGGTCTTGGATCTCCTTGGGCCGGTGATAAAAGCCTGGGCTCGCCGGCAGGATGACCGCCCCCGCCTCCGCCGCCCCCACCATGGCCTTCAGGGTGGGAAGGGGCAAAGGAGCCTCCCGGGGCACCAGGATCAGGGGGCGCCGCTCCTTCAGGTGCACGTAGGCGGCTCGGGTGAGGAGGGTATCCGCCAGCCCCAGGGCGATTTTGGCCAGGGTGCTGGCCGAGCAGGGTACCACCACCATTCCCCGGGTGGGGAAGGAGCCCGAGGCAATGGGAGCACCAAGGTCGCCGTCCTTGTACACCCGGCTGGCCAAGGGGTAGAGGTCCTTCGGGCTTAGGCCCATCTCCTCCCACAAGACCCGCTTGGCTCCCTGGCTTAAGACCAGGTGCACCTCAGCGAGGCCCTGTAGTGTTTGCAAAAGGTCGAGGGCATAGGGCATGCCGCTAGCCCCCGTCAACCCCACCACCACCCGGGGAAGATCCGCCATGGTCCCATGCTACCCCTGAACCCTGGCCCCACCTGAGGCCCCAATACAAAACCCCGGACCCCAAGGGGTCCGGGGGGCACCCCGTGGGACGGGGGGCTACTTCAGCTCCACCACCGCGCCCACGGCCTCCAGCTTCTTCTTGATCTCCTCGGCCTCGGCCTTGGGAATGCCCTCCTTGATGGGGCCCCCCTTCTCCGCCAGGTCCTTGGCCTCCTTGAGGCCAAGGCCGGTGATGGCGCGAAGCTCCTTGATGACCTCCAGTTTCTTGGCCCCGGCGTCCTTGAGGATCACGTCAAACTCGGTCTTCTCCTCCACGGGAGCCGCCGCCTGGGCCGCCGCAGGGGCCGCGGCCACCGCCACCGGCGCCGCTGCGGTCACACCCCAGGTCTCCTTGAGGACGTCGATGAGCTGCTTGAGTTCCAAAACCGTAGCCTGCGAAAGCTCTTCCTTGATGCGTTCAATGTCCAAAGCCATCCTCCACCTCCTACGCCGCCTTCTTCTCCGCGTACGCTTCCAAGATGCCTACCAGCTCGCGGGCCACACCGCCCAGGACCCCCACCAGCTCCGCCATGGGCGCCTGCAACACGCCCACAAGCTCCGCCCTGAGTTCGTCCATGGTGGGAAGCTCCGCCAGGGCCACCACATCCTTGGCCGCAAGCACCTGGCCCTGCAAAAGCCCACCCTTGGCCTCGGGAATGCCCTTGGGGTTCTTCTTGGCGAACTCCGAAAGGGCCTTGGCCGCCGCCACCGGGTCCTGGTAAAAGACCACGGCGCTGGGGCCCACCAGCCCATCCAGCTCGGGCAGGCCCAGCTCCCTAAGGGCGATGCGGATCAGGGTGTTCTTGGCCACGAAGAGCCTGGCCCCCTTCTCCTTCAGGGCCTGACGCAGGGCATGGGTCTCCTTGGCGGAAAGCCCCTGGTAGTTCACCAGGAAGAAGGAGCCATGGGCCCGCTCAAGGTTTTCCTTGAGGGCAGCTAGAAGCTCAACGTTGCGCTTATTGGGCACGCCTTCCTCCCTTTGGGGCAGGGGAACCCCAGCCGACTTTTGGGGATTTCCGAGAAACGCTCCCCCTGCAAGCGCCTCGGCGGGATGTTTAAGGCCTCAAGCCCCCCGCTGTCTTTGGCCTGGGCGCCCTAGCGCCCGGGGTGCCATAGGCGAGTCTAAAGGGAAAAGGGCCTGGCGTCAAGCCAGGCCCCCCTTAACACTCCCTCAGGAATGGGGGTTGATGCGGAGGCTAGGCCCCATGGTGGTGGTCACGTAGACGGAGCGCAAGAAGGTGCCCTTGGCCGCCTCGGGCTTGCTGGCCTCGAGGGCCCGGATGAAAGCCCGGATGTTCTCGGCGATCTTCTCCGGGGAGAAGCTCACCTTGCCCACGGGGGCGTGGATGGCCCCGGTCTTGTCGTTGCGGAACTCAATGCGGCCCGCCTTGATCTCCTTGATGATCTCCCCGATGTTGAAGCCCACGGTACCCGCCTTGGGGTTGGGCAAGAGCCCCCTCGGGCCCAGGATACGGCCCAGCTTGGAGCCCACGGCCCCCATCACGTCTGGGGTGGCCACCACAGCGTCAAAGTCCAGCCAGCCATCCAGGATCTTCTGGATGATCTCCTCCCCCCCCACGTAGTCGGCCCCAGCCTCCTCGGCCTCCTTGATCTTCTCGCCCTTGGCGATGGCCAACACCCGCACTTGCTTGCCCAGGCCGTGGGGGAGGGAAACCGTGCCACGCACGTTCTGGTCGGACTTGCGGGGGTCAATACCCAGCTTGGCGTGGACCTCCACGGTCTCGTCAAACTTGGCCGTGGCCAGCTCTTTCAAAAGCCGGGCGGCCTCGTCAATGGTGTAGACCTTGGCGGGATCCACCTTCTCCAAAAGGGCCCGGTAGCGCTTGCCGTGCTTAGGCATCCTTCACCTCCGGGGCACCCACCACCTCCACCCCCATGGAGCGGGCCGAGCCGGCGATCATCCGGGCGGCGGCCTCCAGGTCGGTGGTGTTCATGTCGGGCATCTTCTGCTTGGCGATCTCCAAGACCTGCTGCCAGGTGATGCGGCCCACCTTCTCCCGGCCCGGCTTGTGGGCCCCCTTCTCCAGTCCGGCCGCCTTGCGGATCAGGTAGCTGGCGGGCGGGGTTTTGGTGATGAAGGTGAAGGACCGGTCGGCGTAGATGGTGATCTCCACCGGGACGATGGCGTCGCCCATGTTGGCGGTGGCCGCATTGAAGGCCTTCACGAACTCCATGATGTTGGCCCCGTGCTGGCCCAAGGCTGGACCCACCGGGGGTGCGGGCGTGGCCTTGCCCGCCGGCAACTGAAGTTTCACTACCGCAACGACTTTCTTCATTTTTCCCTCCTAGGCTCCCCCCAAGTTGGGGGTGCGAACGCCTCCTAAGCCTTGACCACCTGGGAGAAATCCAGCTCCACCGGGGTCTCGCGCCCAAAGATGGTGACCATGA from Thermus caldifontis encodes the following:
- a CDS encoding UbiX family flavin prenyltransferase; this translates as MADLPRVVVGLTGASGMPYALDLLQTLQGLAEVHLVLSQGAKRVLWEEMGLSPKDLYPLASRVYKDGDLGAPIASGSFPTRGMVVVPCSASTLAKIALGLADTLLTRAAYVHLKERRPLILVPREAPLPLPTLKAMVGAAEAGAVILPASPGFYHRPKEIQDLLGFVTQRILDHLGLKAQRAPRWGEG
- the rplL gene encoding 50S ribosomal protein L7/L12, whose translation is MALDIERIKEELSQATVLELKQLIDVLKETWGVTAAAPVAVAAAPAAAQAAAPVEEKTEFDVILKDAGAKKLEVIKELRAITGLGLKEAKDLAEKGGPIKEGIPKAEAEEIKKKLEAVGAVVELK
- the rplJ gene encoding 50S ribosomal protein L10, with protein sequence MPNKRNVELLAALKENLERAHGSFFLVNYQGLSAKETHALRQALKEKGARLFVAKNTLIRIALRELGLPELDGLVGPSAVVFYQDPVAAAKALSEFAKKNPKGIPEAKGGLLQGQVLAAKDVVALAELPTMDELRAELVGVLQAPMAELVGVLGGVARELVGILEAYAEKKAA
- the rplA gene encoding 50S ribosomal protein L1 yields the protein MPKHGKRYRALLEKVDPAKVYTIDEAARLLKELATAKFDETVEVHAKLGIDPRKSDQNVRGTVSLPHGLGKQVRVLAIAKGEKIKEAEEAGADYVGGEEIIQKILDGWLDFDAVVATPDVMGAVGSKLGRILGPRGLLPNPKAGTVGFNIGEIIKEIKAGRIEFRNDKTGAIHAPVGKVSFSPEKIAENIRAFIRALEASKPEAAKGTFLRSVYVTTTMGPSLRINPHS
- the rplK gene encoding 50S ribosomal protein L11 gives rise to the protein MKKVVAVVKLQLPAGKATPAPPVGPALGQHGANIMEFVKAFNAATANMGDAIVPVEITIYADRSFTFITKTPPASYLIRKAAGLEKGAHKPGREKVGRITWQQVLEIAKQKMPDMNTTDLEAAARMIAGSARSMGVEVVGAPEVKDA